GAGATATGGTCCATCCGTCTCCCAGTCTACCAGTCAGCTCGAGCATTTTAGGACCATACCCGCCTACCCACAGATTGACATGATGATAGGGATGCGGTCCAAACTGTGCGTTTTTCAGTCTGTAATACTTCCCCTCAAACGTAACCGGTTCACCCGACTTGTTGTTCAATAGCAACCTGATGATTCTCATTCCTTCCTCAAAAGCTCTGAACGCCTCGCTAGGCTTCTTTCTCGAAACACCGAACGACTCTATCCCTTCCCAGAAGGCACCTGCACCCAGCCCGAGCTCAACCCTCCCCTTCGTCAGCAGGTCCAAGGATGCTGCAGCCTTTGCAAGCATTGGAGGATACCTTAGAGGCATATCAGCCACGTTTATCAGAAGATGCACATTCTTTGTGGACATTCCCAGAGCAGTGAGAAGAGTCCAAGTATCAAGGAAGAGAGGGTTGTACGGATGGTCCTGCACACCTATAATATCCAACTCATACGAGTCAGCCAACTTTGCAATAGAAAAGCAATCTTCCACATACCTTGAGTCAGGGTTTATATTGACACCAAACAGGGGAAGCATCCTAGCATCTTGGTGAGATCAAACGTTAAAAAGAATTAGCTTAAATTCAGATCCTGTCGTGCTGATGAGCAAAACTCGTGATAATAGAGAAAATTCAAAAGGCAACTAGAAAGGACCGACAAGTCATCTGATGAAAAAGTTAATGGTATCTGGTAGTTAAGAAGCACTTCTTTTCCCCTAATCTGAATAGAAACCTTTTCTTCCCTCATCCTCGGGAAATCAGGGTTATGAGTGCAGGAGAATTGCCGGTTGATAATACGATTAGACCAATTGTCTTTACCATAGGGCATTCAACGAGGCCATTTCACGCATTTCAAGAGATACTCCTCGCTCATCAACTAAGAATGCTCTTTGACATTAGGACCATACCTAGGTCAAGATACAATCCACAGTACAACGGGGAGAGGCTTGAGTTGAGTCTGAAGGAAGAAGGAATAAAATATAGACACCTCAAACAACTGGGAGGGCTGAGAAGACCTGCGGATAACTCTGTAAATATCGGATGGAGGAACCTGAGCTTCAGAGGATTTGCTGATTACATGCAAACTGCTGATTTTATTTCGGGTTTGGAAGAAGTTATCAGTGCAGCTGCTAAAGAAAGGGTTGCTATCATGTGTGCAGAAGGAAATCCTTACAGATGCCATCGCTCCCTAGTTGGTGATGCTCTGCTGGTTAGAGGTATAGCTGTGATTCATCTTTCAGGTGTCAGTTCTGCTAGTTATCACAGATTGACACCTTTCGCCAAGGTGAAGGGATTAACGATAACCTACCCTGCGGAAAAGCAGGAAAGGAAGGAAAGGACGGACTGATTGAGCTAATCTGAGCATATCTTTTGATGAATCAGCCATTGATTACTTGACTATTCATTCCCGTACGAAAAAACTTCTTGCAATATCATCCTGTTCAGTCTGCTCTTGTTTCCGAAGTGCTTCTGATAGTCCTCTCTCAGTCTTTTTGCATTGCCGCTGAGATAAGCGTCGATCACTTCTACATTGTCTGCTTCGTAAAGAGTCAGAAAACTGGACTGCCTTTCTTTCAACCTGAACAAAGTAGCTCTCTTGAATTTTCCTGATTTGACGACTTCAGGAATATGGTTTCCCGTCATCCAATCTTGCCATTCTTTTTGCACTTTTTCATCAACATCATAAGAAACGGCGTAAATGGATCTTGCCATACCTTCTGCAAACAGGTTGATGGTACAAATACTTTAGCGAAGACTAAACCAGAATCTAACTATCTATGCAATGGTCATCTGGCTTTTGATGCAATCCCTTCAGCTTCAGGTGCCATCCACTTTTCTCCCCATGCACGAAGACCCTCAAGCACGCTGCTCAGCTCTTTCCCTTTTTGAGTCAGAGAATAGGTTATTGCTACCTGGTGATCTACCTTCACGTTTCTTGTTACAAGGTCCTCCTTCTCCATCTCCCTCAGAGTCTCAGCTAGCACCTTGCTAGAAATGGACGGGATTGAGCCCTTCAACTCGTTGAACCTCATCTGCTTGTGCATCAACCTGTCGATTATTACCAGGTGCCACCTTCTTCCAAGAACCGCAGATGCTGCTGTAATAGGGCACCAGTTCTCTCTTTCTTTCAAACCACGAGGCCCACGCTATAGTTTGTTAAGATAAGTATAAATAGTTACCTTATGAAACCCAGTTACTAAAGGTAACTTGATGGAGGTGAATAGCTGATATGGCTTTGCTTAGTAGCATGCTGATACCCTATCTTTCATACATTGCACTTATCACCAGAATATGGTACGGGGCTAATATGATGATTCATGGTTATCCAAAGATAGTACAGAGAAATCAGGTTGTACAGATGATGGCTGGATGGTGGGGAATGCAGAAGAGCATCGGAACTGTTTCCACAATGGTAAACATGGCAGCTCTGCTTGAATTTGTAGGTGGTATATTCATGATAGCAGGCTTTCTTGTTCCGATCATATCTCTCTTCTATGCGATATTCTTCCTATCTATCATAGTGATGAAGAAGAGCAGGGTCAAGTCAAAGTACATAGACGCTTCAAACAGCTATGAAACAGATGCACTCTACCTGCTGATAGCGATTCTGCTGATATTCCTCGGCGCAGGTCAGTTCTCTTTAGATTCCCTGATAGGGTTCTGAAGGAGCATCAACAAATTTTATTTTAACTAATCTATTTTTCTTTCTCATCTGTCTTCATGCCAATCATCATAGTCTCTTCTGCGGAAAAAGATGAGCATGTTTTTCTACCCAGATACAGAAGTTTAAAGCGTTGAATGCAAAACAGTTGGAGTTTCTGAAGAAGCATCAGCTCTGCAGGCTTGCAACTGCTTCTAAGGATGCTACTCCGCATGTTGTACCTGTTATCTATGCTGTTGACGGAGATAGTGTGGTAATAGTAACAGATTACGGGACGAAGAAGCTGAAGAATCTGATGGAGAATCCCAAGGCAGCCCTGGTTGTTGACGAATTCAGGCCGAACAGGGGTCTGATGCTGACGGGCAGGTGCGAAATATATGAAAGAGGAAAAGAGTATATTCGATTTCAGAGACTGCTTTACGATAGATTCGAGTACTACAGAAATAACCCATGGAATGAAGGCGAGGCTCCTATCCTGAAGTTGATACCGGAAAAGGTATCGAGCTGGTCGATTTAGGCCTCATTAGCAAGATAGACTGTAAAGAGAAGAAGGAATATAAAATCAACCGGTGGTGAGCCTGCTGTGACTCTCAGCGTAGGGATAGTTCTTGCGGCTCTGGGTATAACCACTCTTGAGATGGTTGAAGCATCTGCTGTGGGCCTGACCCTGTATCATACCTCCAAGAGGATTTCAGTGTACGGGGCTGTGGCAGCCGGTTCTGTGGCTGTCTTGCTACCAACATTCTTGCTTGGCAGAGCGATCTCTTTTCTTCCCGTGTTTGACGTGAGGATAATAGCTGCATTGTTACTCCTTTACTTTGGGATTAGGCTAGCCAGAAGTGCCAGAAGGGCAGTGATAAGGTCCAAGGCTGGCTCCTTTCAGACTGAAGAGGAATCTCATAGAAGCCTGATGCTGGCGGGGTTTTCTGTTGGGGCAGTAGAAGCGTTTGAGGCAGCCATAGTGCTTGTTGCTCTGATACCGATCAGCCTTGAATCAGCAGCTTTGGGCTTCATACTTGGAATATTTGTTGTGCTGATTTCGACTCTCATGCTCCATTCACAGGTCAGAAAGGTGAAGCAGGCAGGGATGAAGGTAGCTGTATCAGCATTACTACTTGCGTTTTCTGCCTTCTGGGGTGCTGAATCGTTTCTGCAGATTAACGATATAATCCTCATTCCTCTGTTTCTTGTGTTTGTTCTAGCTGTGTATTCCTATTCCCACTTCAGAATAGCGTCATCGACAACCCAAGGTTAAAAGTTCACATTTGGCTTCAAGATAATGGGATGGAGAAAAATAGATAATTATAAGACCAAGACTTGATATCCTGATATCAAGGAGACAGCAAGTGTATCCTGGGGAGTCAGATTATGCGTATGCCCTATTCTGATTTGGCAGCAGCTGTACTGGCAGGCGGCAGCAGCTCCAGGATGGGAGAAGACAAAGCATTCCTCAGGTTGAAAGACTCCTTCTTCATAGAGCTGGTTGTCAAGCAGATGAAAGAGGCTGCCAAATGGATAGTAGCAGTCGTTGGTGAAAAGGACCCAAAAAGGTTCCAGCAGGTTCTGGGTGAGGGGATACAGGTGATCCAAGATACGTACAGGCTTGGGAACCCGATGGGTGGAATGCTTACCGCTTTTGAACACCTCTCTCGGGAAAATGAGTATGTCGCTGTGGTTGCATGTGACCTGCCGTTCGTCAAGAAGGAGGTGATATGGAGGATATATGATAAAGCTAGGGGTCATGATGCTGCGGTCCCTAAATGGCCGAACGGAAACCTTGAGCCGCTCTGCGCAGTCTACTCAGCGGAAAAAGGTCTCGAAGTAGGCAAAAGGCTTTTGGAAAGGCGAACCATAGGATGCAAGGAACTGGTCAGGAGCCTGAAAGATGTAAAATATATTCCGGTCGAAGAACTGAGGGATGTTGACAGCGAGCTGATGTCTTTCAGAAATATCAACACTAAGGAGGATTTTGAGGCAGTCCTGAAACTGTAAATCCGAATCCAAATCTGAATTTGAGTTTGAATGAAGTCTCAGTCCTGCGTGATAAGCTGAGCTATCTTGGGAACATCTTTCTTTATGTCATATACGGGTATTCCTTTGTAATCTCTGAAGCCCTTGGACGAGAACATGCCTGTGATCACCCTCGCATCTTGATGCAGAGACAGTAGTTCATCCAGCTCCCTTTCATTCTTAGCACAAACAACAGTCACTAAATCCTTCCTTCCTGCTAATTCCTTGTACAGACCTTCGACAAGAAGGTAATCTAATCCCTTCTCTTCAAAATAGGCGAGCAGCTGGTCCAGAGTATTTTCAGTCACCTTTTCATGAATGATCAGCAGGTCGGGAGAAATCAATACTGCAGGGTTTGCGCCTGAGAGGAAATGTAACCAAGAGTCCTTTTTTGTTATCTCTACGTTTCCCTTTCTTGCATTTTTTATGCTTGCTATTTTCTTCCCTTTGGATGTAAGATATGCTGACAGCGCAGTGAGAGCTGTAGTCTTTCCGCCGCCCTTGAACCCGGCAAAAAGCACTATCTTCAACGGTCAGTCGCCTTCTATTCGTAACAGCTCCATAGGGCTTAGGAGCTTTACCTTTACAGAATCTCCTCTCAACAGCCTCTCCTTGGGGGAAAGTATTGTGAAAGAGTTTGCAGTGAGCAAACTTGACATCAGGTTAGAACCCCATTCGAGAGGAGTTGCAAAAAAGCTTCCTTTCTTCCTTTTGAGTTTAACAAGGTATGCAGCGGGCAGGTAACGTTCGTTCTCCATTGTTTCAGACAGAGTTGCTTTCAGCGTTATCGAGCTCTCTATTTTCGGACCCAAGTTAGCATATATGATGCTTGGGATAACAAGAGAGAAGAGAGCAACTGCTGACGAGACTGCATGAGCAGGAAGCATCCAGACCAGCTTGCGATGTAACCTTGCAAGTCCAGTAGGTCTCGCCGGGAGAAGCTTTACCCCATGAAATATTATTTGTGCATTCATGGATTTCAAGAAGTCGAGCAAAATGTCGTTCAACCCAACAGAACTCCTTCCTATAGTCAGGATGAGATCGTGGCTTGCAACTGCATCTTTCAGGAAAGCGTTTAGTTCTTCTGTTTCATCTCCAGCAATACCCATAAGATGAGGCTCACATCCTATCTCCTTCAGGCAGTATGAGACGTAGTAAGCATAGTTGTTGTAAGCCCTGCTGTCATCAGCTTCAGACTTTTTCTTCAGTTCAGTGCCTACAGAGATTACAGCTATCCGAAACCTTCTATTTACCTTTAACTGATTTATACCCTCGAACAGCAGCAAGCTGACTTTAGCTGCATTGAGAATCTCGCCCTTTCTGACTATTATGGTTCCTTTGCGTATATCTTCGCCCCTCTTCAATACGTTTTTGAACCTGGGTGGAGGAGACATTAGCTCTATCTCGTCCCCAAGGAATCTGGTGTCTTCAACCTTCACGACAGCATCCGCATTCCTTGGCAGTTGCGAGCCTGTCGTCACATAGGTTGCAGCATAGTTACCGGATGATATAGCGCTTGAAACCTTTAGGCGTATGCGCTTCTTCCGCTCATGCTCACGCTCGTACAATCCTGCAACATCCTTTGTGCTCAATGCATAGCCATCCATCATTGCTATGTCGGTCTCTGGGATATCTAACCTGGACCTGATTGTTTCAGCTGCGATTCTTCCCACCGCTTCTTTTGTATGTATCGTCTCATATTCAGGACTTGGTGTGGATGAGATGGCAAGGCTGAGCGCCTTTTCGTAATCTGTCAGCTTGATGTACTTCGCAATGTCTGGCCTCAACCTGTAACACTCTTCGTGTTCGGTACGTAGCTGGTGGAGAGCTTCTTAACGATTGTGTAAACCAGTCCTGAAATTTCGTAGAACCAAGCAACTATGGCTATATATACAAAGATATCAGGTATGATGGAAAGCTGGAGCAGACCTGTTGCTTTTATCAGCATGAGGGTGCATACTGTATACATACCCATCGGGAAGACTGCACCCCAGAACTGAGGGTCGTAGTTCAGGAATTTCACTCCTCCGAAAGCGTGCCGCCAGACCCCTATGATAAGCAGCCAAGGTACCCACCAAGAACCAAAACCCCAGATCATCAGTGTTGTACCTGAAATGAACGTATACAGCTGGTTCATCAGCTCCTGATTGATGGACGAAAGATGCATGTTCTCATAGATCAGCAGCAGCGAGCCTGCAAGCGTCGTAATAGCTGTAGCCCCCATGTTGATCCAGTATGGGCCTGTTGCATCCTGAGGGTCGAGCCTGAAGAAGAGCAGCCTGTAGCTGATAAGTGCTATAAGCACCACGTACATCATCCAGCCGATGAAGTACATTATTATCGCTGCAGTGTAGGTGTACGGATAGTATGGGCTGAGCCTCGCCCCCAGCACTGAAACTGATTCTGTTGATACCACAGCTACCAGCCAGGTTCCGTTTATACCAGTTTCGAGCGAAGGTTTCTCCTTGCCTATCATCAGTGAAGTGAATATTGAATACTGGTATACAAACCAGAGAGCTAACCCAAAGAGCCAGAGGATATATGCGGCTTCAAAATTGTGCATGATCAGAACCAGCTGCACTGCTAGTGTATTGTTACCAGCAATGACTGTGAAAAACCCCGGTGCCCTTCTGTGATTTTTGAGATCTCCTATGTATGCTGAAGGAAATAGGAGAAGACGGAGGACTGTGAAGAACCAGATGATGACATAAGCAGCGATGTTGATGTACATCAGAGGTACAGCTAGGTATGGCATGTCGTAAAAGAAGGATGCTATCGATACTATCCCGGTAGCCATTACCATCGCGAAATAAGAAGGCATCAGATTCGAAACTTCATATTTCACCTTTGCCCAAACGCTCTCCACAGAGAACACCTCAGGCCTTCTTGGAGATGCTCCTGTAGACTATGTTGCTCCTCCAAAGGTAAGGCAACGGAAGGCTGAAGATGTGCACAAGCCTGGTGAACGGAAGGGCTGCGAAGAAGAGAAGACCGAGAAGGGTATGCAGCTGATAGCTCAGTGGAGCGCCCGCAATTATTGCAACATCAGGCCTGAAAACGAGCAAGCTGCGTATGTAGACCCCTATAGTTGAACGGTAGTCGTATTCTCCGACAAAAAGGGAGAAACCTAATGTGTTGAGCAACCCGCTCACCATAACAAAGAGGAGCAGGCCAAGTGTGAAGTAATCATCGACACCACTTGTCGCCTTGACCCTTCTGTTCACAAGCCTTCTTACAAGAAGTATGATCAAGCCAGTTACTGAGATTACTCCTGCTAGAGCACCGCCATAAAATGCTATTATATGGTAGCTGCTGAAATTTATTCCAAGGGTTTCGTAAAAGGAGAGAGGTATGATGAGCCCCATTATATGGCCTATGAAGACGAAGATAAAGGCCCAGTGGAACATAAGGCTACCCCACATCAGCATCCTTTTTTCGAGTATCTGGCTTGATTTCGAGGTCCAGCCCCACGGGTCTCTGTCGTATCTGAGAACTATGCCTAATATGAAGACGGTCAGTGCAACATAGGGATATATTATCCAGAGAAAAAGCTCAGCTTCGGCAGACATGATCAGGCTTCGCCTCCCATTGCACCAACAAGAACTCTGAACAGTTTTGAATACAGGCTATTCACCCTCTCGACGTTATTTGCAAGTTCAGTTATCTGCGTTGAATAGCTTCTCAGGGCAAGCTCAGCATCTTCATCCCCAGCTATAGAAAGGAATCGCAGAAATGTGGGTAGATAGTCCGGAAGTTCTTTACCGTTATCCACCATACCTGACTTCCTGTAAAGGTTCTTCAGCTTCAGCAGCTCACTTCCCCTCTCCATGCTGACACCAAGGGAAGGATATGACAGATAGAGGCTGCAGTTCTCGGAGAAGTCAAAGGTTTTCACATAGCTCTCCTGAAGTTCTATCTGGTCCATGTCTGCAAGATGGTCGATAAAATCTAAAAGCTGGACTGCCAGCTGCTCGGGTAAAGATTCTGCCTCTTTCTTCAGCTCATCTAGGGAAGAAAGAAGCGATGAATTTGGATAGACTAGAAGTCTCGAGCAGATGTAGAAAGTCTTCCTTTGGGTCTGGTTCAAACCTTAAAACCTCCAGTCTGCAATAGTATTTGAGCCTCTGGAAGCAGTACACCCTGAACAGCCTGAACAGCCTGATGATGATGATGATGACGCATCTCTGCTACCCTTTCCCTTCTGTGAAGCCAGGTACCTTGCGTATTCCTCCTTTTCATAGAAAGGCAAACCGGCAAGACCCTGGTCTGTGTAGAGGTCTCTGGCGAGCTCCCTGTGCGAGGTTGGGATTACAAACCTCTCCTCAAACTTGGCGATTGAAAGCAACCTGAAAATCTCCTTTGTCTCCTGCTCTGTCAGTCCGGCCTCTCCTATTTTGTTCCAGTCTGGCTCTGCACCTATGGTGATGGCTCTCATGTAAATTCTGACCGCAGCGAGCTTCTTCAGTGTAGCCCTGACAGGTTCTTCGTCACCAGCTGTAAGGAGGTTCGCCAGGTAGAGTATTGGGATTCTCAGCTTATCGATCGATGGGAAGATGTCATCTTCGCTTCCGGTAGTTTGTAGAACCCTGTCAGCTATCGGACTCAGCGGAGGTATGTACCAGACCATAGGCAGAGTTCTGTATTCCGGATGAATCGGAAGAGCAAGTCTCCACTTGACTATCAGCTTGTAGACAGGAGAGCGCTTTGCATAATCTATCCACTCCTCAGGTATGCCGTTTTTTATCGCTTCCCTCTTGACATCTTCATCGAACGGGTCAAGAAAGACTGATAGCTGAGATGAGAGCAGCTCCTTTTCGTCTCTGACAGAGGCAGCCTGATGTACTCTGTCAGCATCGTAGAGCATCACTCCTATGTATCTGATCCTTCCAACACATGTTTCTGAGCAGATCGTTGGTAATCCAGATTCAATCCTGGGATAGCAGAATGTGCACTTCTCAGCCTTATGAGTCTTCCAGTTGAAGTATACCTTCTTGTACGGGCAGCCTGAAATACAGAACCTCCATCCCCTGCACGCTTCCTGGTCTACGAGCACTATCCCGTCCTCCTCCCTCTTGTATATCGCCCCTGAAGGGCAGGATGCGACGCATGAAGGGTTCAGACAGTGCTCGCATATCCTTGGCAGATAGAACATGAATGCATCCTCATATTCGAGTCTTATCGAATTCTCCAGCCCTTTAAGGTTGATATCATGAGGGGCTGTAACCTTGCTGCCTGCCAGGTCATCCTCCCAGTTCGGCCCCCAGGCTGGCTGAGCCTCGCTTCCTGTTATAGAAGAGATAGGTCTTGCAACAGGCTGATGAGAACCCTGCGGGGCAGACGTAAGCTGCTCGTAGCTGTAGGTCCATGGGTCATAGTAGTCGTCGAGAATTGGCAGTACGGGGTTGAAGAATATCTTCAGCAGTCTGGACAGCTTGCCACCCTGTTTCAGCCTGAGCTTTCCATTTCTGAGCTCCCAGCCTCCCCTGTTCTTTGACTGGTCTTCCCAGCTTCTAGGATAACCCAGTCCAGGCTTTGTCTCTACGTCGTTGAACCAGATGTATTCTGCCCCTGGCCTGTTCGTCCAAGTATTCTTGCAGGTGACTGAGCAGGTGTGGCAGCCTATGCATTTATCCAGGTTCATGACCATGCATATCTGGGCTTTAACGTTCAACCCAGCCAGTTCACCTCCCTCATCTTTCTTATGTAGACAAATGTATCCCTCTGATTCCCCACAGGACCCCAGTAGTTGAAACCATAGCTGAACTGTGCATAACCGCCTATCATGTGAACAGGCTTTACCCTTATCTGGGTGACGCTGTTGTGTATTCCTCCTCTCTCCTTAGTTATCGATGAGCTGGGTACGTTTACAGTTCTGTCCTGAGCGTGGTAGGAAAACGCTGAACCCCTCGGTATCCTGTGGCTTACTACAGCTCTTGCTACCATCACTCCGTTCCTGTTGAAGACCTCAACCCAGTCGTTATCCAATACCCCTATATCCAAAGCATCCTGGTGATTCAGCCAGACAGTTGGACCTCCCCGGAAAAGGTTCAGCATCCTCAAGTTATCAGAGTAGGTTGTGTGTATAGACCACTTGTTGTGAGGCGTTATCCATCTTGCCTTCAATAACTTCTCATCTTTGGCTGGAGAAGTCTCACCATCGATGAAGGGCTCTGGCATCAGAGGAGGCCTGTAGGTCGGCAGGCTCTCCCCGAATTCTCTTACGAGCTGATGGTCAAGGTAAAAATGCTGCCTTCCCGTAAGTGTTCTCCATGGCACCTTTCTCTCGACGTTGACAGCAAAGGCAGTGTATTGCCTGCCTCCTTTTTCTATCCCGCTCCAGACAGGCGTTGTCAGAACTCTCCTTGGCTGTCTGATCAAGTCATCGAACCTGATCCTTACTCCGCTCTCGTCCTCAACAAGGTCCTGCAGACTTTCTCCAGTCTTCTTTTCAAGCGTCTTCCAGCCCTTCATGGCTATTGAGCCATTTGTTGCTCCTGAAAGGGCCATTATAGCCTCAGCCACCTTTACAGGGTCGCTGATGTCAGGGCAACCAGCGATCTCCTTTTCTCCCAGCTCTCTCTTCAAAGCCTCGTACTCTTCCGCCACGTTGAAGACGATACCCTTAGCACCGATTCCTGCCTGGGTAAGCAGGGGACCGAGCGAGACCATCTTCCTGTAGATTGCTGTATAATCCCTTTCGACAACCCTCAGCCTTTGGGTGTTCTTCGCTGGCTGGGGTTTTTCGCCGTTTGTCCACCACTCCTGAATTCTCCCTCTTGGCTGCGCAATTTCATCAGGCGTGTCGTGCATGAGAGGTATTGCTACAACATCCCTGACAGGTTTTGGCAGGTACTTTGTAGCCATCTGCGAGAAGACTCTGGCAATCTCTGTGAAGGTTGCCCAGTCGCTCTTCGACTCCCATACAGGGTCTATTGCTGGGTTGAAAGGATGGATGAACGGGTGAAGGTCGGTTGTGCTGATGTCATGTTTTTCATACCACGTCGCTGCTGGAAGAACTATGTCTGAGTAGAGGGCTGTTCCGTCCATCCTGAAGTTGATATCGATGAGCAAGTCCAGCTTGCCCTGGGGTGCATCTCTAACGTTTATCATATCAGGCCTGACTGTCAGCTCCTTACCCATCACCGCATTCTTTGTGCCTAGCAGGTGTTTCAGAAAGTATTCGTGCCCTTTGCCGCTGGCAGATATCAGGTTTGCTCTCCAGACGAACAGTACTCTGGGGAAGTTGGATGGCTCATCAGGGTCCTCCACAGAGAACTTCAGCTTTCCCCCTGCCAAATTCTCTGCAACAAAGTCAACCACCTGCTGCTCATTCTTTGCTCCATGCTCTTCAGCTTCCCTGGCAATGTCTATCGGGTTTCTGTTGAACTGGGGATAGAACGGCAGCCAGCCAAGTTTTGCTGCAAGAACGTTGTAGTCAGCAAAATGAAGTGAGCCATATCTGCCTGCAAGAGGAGAGGCTAT
This is a stretch of genomic DNA from Conexivisphaerales archaeon. It encodes these proteins:
- a CDS encoding LLM class flavin-dependent oxidoreductase; translation: MLPLFGVNINPDSRYVEDCFSIAKLADSYELDIIGVQDHPYNPLFLDTWTLLTALGMSTKNVHLLINVADMPLRYPPMLAKAAASLDLLTKGRVELGLGAGAFWEGIESFGVSRKKPSEAFRAFEEGMRIIRLLLNNKSGEPVTFEGKYYRLKNAQFGPHPYHHVNLWVGGYGPKMLELTGRLGDGWTISLPYLPPQDIRAKKQLIEDAAKDAGRNPASIIVNYNFGGIILEDESQVKPSRPNVLYATIEGWVEILLNFHKLGVTSFNFWPAGEDKVEQVRLFAREVVPRSRRALSSAQRTI
- a CDS encoding DUF488 domain-containing protein, yielding MPVDNTIRPIVFTIGHSTRPFHAFQEILLAHQLRMLFDIRTIPRSRYNPQYNGERLELSLKEEGIKYRHLKQLGGLRRPADNSVNIGWRNLSFRGFADYMQTADFISGLEEVISAAAKERVAIMCAEGNPYRCHRSLVGDALLVRGIAVIHLSGVSSASYHRLTPFAKVKGLTITYPAEKQERKERTD
- a CDS encoding DUF4286 family protein, giving the protein MARSIYAVSYDVDEKVQKEWQDWMTGNHIPEVVKSGKFKRATLFRLKERQSSFLTLYEADNVEVIDAYLSGNAKRLREDYQKHFGNKSRLNRMILQEVFSYGNE
- a CDS encoding helix-turn-helix domain-containing protein; the protein is MKERENWCPITAASAVLGRRWHLVIIDRLMHKQMRFNELKGSIPSISSKVLAETLREMEKEDLVTRNVKVDHQVAITYSLTQKGKELSSVLEGLRAWGEKWMAPEAEGIASKAR
- a CDS encoding DoxX family protein yields the protein MALLSSMLIPYLSYIALITRIWYGANMMIHGYPKIVQRNQVVQMMAGWWGMQKSIGTVSTMVNMAALLEFVGGIFMIAGFLVPIISLFYAIFFLSIIVMKKSRVKSKYIDASNSYETDALYLLIAILLIFLGAGQFSLDSLIGF
- a CDS encoding pyridoxamine 5'-phosphate oxidase family protein gives rise to the protein MNAKQLEFLKKHQLCRLATASKDATPHVVPVIYAVDGDSVVIVTDYGTKKLKNLMENPKAALVVDEFRPNRGLMLTGRCEIYERGKEYIRFQRLLYDRFEYYRNNPWNEGEAPILKLIPEKVSSWSI
- a CDS encoding molybdenum cofactor guanylyltransferase, with amino-acid sequence MPYSDLAAAVLAGGSSSRMGEDKAFLRLKDSFFIELVVKQMKEAAKWIVAVVGEKDPKRFQQVLGEGIQVIQDTYRLGNPMGGMLTAFEHLSRENEYVAVVACDLPFVKKEVIWRIYDKARGHDAAVPKWPNGNLEPLCAVYSAEKGLEVGKRLLERRTIGCKELVRSLKDVKYIPVEELRDVDSELMSFRNINTKEDFEAVLKL
- a CDS encoding molybdopterin-guanine dinucleotide biosynthesis protein MobB, with product MLFAGFKGGGKTTALTALSAYLTSKGKKIASIKNARKGNVEITKKDSWLHFLSGANPAVLISPDLLIIHEKVTENTLDQLLAYFEEKGLDYLLVEGLYKELAGRKDLVTVVCAKNERELDELLSLHQDARVITGMFSSKGFRDYKGIPVYDIKKDVPKIAQLITQD
- a CDS encoding molybdopterin molybdotransferase MoeA, with product MRPDIAKYIKLTDYEKALSLAISSTPSPEYETIHTKEAVGRIAAETIRSRLDIPETDIAMMDGYALSTKDVAGLYEREHERKKRIRLKVSSAISSGNYAATYVTTGSQLPRNADAVVKVEDTRFLGDEIELMSPPPRFKNVLKRGEDIRKGTIIVRKGEILNAAKVSLLLFEGINQLKVNRRFRIAVISVGTELKKKSEADDSRAYNNYAYYVSYCLKEIGCEPHLMGIAGDETEELNAFLKDAVASHDLILTIGRSSVGLNDILLDFLKSMNAQIIFHGVKLLPARPTGLARLHRKLVWMLPAHAVSSAVALFSLVIPSIIYANLGPKIESSITLKATLSETMENERYLPAAYLVKLKRKKGSFFATPLEWGSNLMSSLLTANSFTILSPKERLLRGDSVKVKLLSPMELLRIEGD
- a CDS encoding tellurite resistance/C4-dicarboxylate transporter family protein; this encodes MESVWAKVKYEVSNLMPSYFAMVMATGIVSIASFFYDMPYLAVPLMYINIAAYVIIWFFTVLRLLLFPSAYIGDLKNHRRAPGFFTVIAGNNTLAVQLVLIMHNFEAAYILWLFGLALWFVYQYSIFTSLMIGKEKPSLETGINGTWLVAVVSTESVSVLGARLSPYYPYTYTAAIIMYFIGWMMYVVLIALISYRLLFFRLDPQDATGPYWINMGATAITTLAGSLLLIYENMHLSSINQELMNQLYTFISGTTLMIWGFGSWWVPWLLIIGVWRHAFGGVKFLNYDPQFWGAVFPMGMYTVCTLMLIKATGLLQLSIIPDIFVYIAIVAWFYEISGLVYTIVKKLSTSYVPNTKSVTG
- the narI gene encoding respiratory nitrate reductase subunit gamma; translation: MSAEAELFLWIIYPYVALTVFILGIVLRYDRDPWGWTSKSSQILEKRMLMWGSLMFHWAFIFVFIGHIMGLIIPLSFYETLGINFSSYHIIAFYGGALAGVISVTGLIILLVRRLVNRRVKATSGVDDYFTLGLLLFVMVSGLLNTLGFSLFVGEYDYRSTIGVYIRSLLVFRPDVAIIAGAPLSYQLHTLLGLLFFAALPFTRLVHIFSLPLPYLWRSNIVYRSISKKA
- the narJ gene encoding nitrate reductase molybdenum cofactor assembly chaperone; protein product: MNQTQRKTFYICSRLLVYPNSSLLSSLDELKKEAESLPEQLAVQLLDFIDHLADMDQIELQESYVKTFDFSENCSLYLSYPSLGVSMERGSELLKLKNLYRKSGMVDNGKELPDYLPTFLRFLSIAGDEDAELALRSYSTQITELANNVERVNSLYSKLFRVLVGAMGGEA